The genomic segment TCGGTTCGATCCCGTTCACCTCCACCACCATCACTTAAATCTTAGAGTTCGTTGTTGAACGTCGGGCCGTGCGCTCGGCATTGAACAATCGGCTCTTCGAGTCGATCGGCTGTTCGTTCTTTAACAATACGGAAGAAGTAAAGGTCTCGGTTCGTTGCGAACCGCGGGTGCTGTTTGCCTGCGCGTGTGCTGCGAAGCGAGGCTGGGCAAAGATTGTATCGTTGCGTTCGAAGAGCACAAAAGGACTTCGAATGCGGCAAACACGAGTTCACCTTTAGCTCGAAGGCTTCGAACGCAAGTTCGAGGGCTCAGGGTTATAGGATCAAGCGAACAAGTGCATGTGGTGGATGCCTTGGCGATTACAGGCGATGAAGGACGTCGTAGCCTGCGATAAGCCGCGGGGAGCTGGCAAACGAGCTTTGATCCGCGGATTTCCGAATGGGGAAACCCAACCCGCAAGGGTTACTCTCATCTGAATACATAGGGTGAGTAGAGCGAACCTGCTGAACTGAAACATCTAAGTAGGCAGAGGAACAGAAATCAACCGAGATTCCGAAAGTAGTGGCGAGCGAAATCGGATCAGCCTGCAACCTTTAGCCAGTGATTTAGCGGAACGGTCTGGAAAGTCCGGCCATAGCGGGTGATAGCCCCGTATGCGAAAAGTCATTGGTGGAACTAGGGTTGCGACAAGTAGGGCGGGGCACGTGAAACCCTGTCTGAACATGGGGGGACCATCCTCCAAGGCTAAATACTCGTAATCGACCGATAGTGAACCAGTACCGTGAGGGAAAGGCGAAAAGAACCCCGGGAGGGGAGTGAAATAGATCCTGAAACCGCATGCATACAAGCGGTCGGAGCTCCGCAAGGAGTGACGGCATACCTTTTGTATAATGGGTCAGCGACTTACATTCAGTGGCAAGCCTAACCGTGTAGGGGAGGCGTAGCGAAAGCGAGTCCGAATAGGGCGTCTCAGTCGCTGGGTGTAGACCCGAAACCGGATGATCTACCCATGGCCAGGATGAAGGTGGGGTAACTCCCACTGGAGGTCCGAACCCACTACCGTTGAAAAGGTAGGGGATGAGCTGTGGGTAGGGGTGAAAGGCTAAACAAATCCGGAAATAGCTGGTTCTCTCCGAAAGCTATTTAGGTAGCGCCTCGTGGTACACCTTCGGGGGTAGAGCACTGTCATGGCTAGGGGGCCGCTTAGGCCTACCAAACCATTGCAAACTCCGAATACCGAAGAGTGAGTCCACGGGAGACAGACATCGGGTGCTAACGTCCGGTGTCAAGAGGGAAACAACCCAGACCGCCAGCTAAGGTCCCGAAATACAGTTAAGTGGTAAACGAGGTGGGAAGGCATAAACAGCCAGGAGGTTGGCTTAGAAGCAGCCATCCTTTAAAGAAAGCGTAATAGCTCACTGGTCGAGTCGTCCTGCGCGGAAGATGTAACGGGGCTCAAACTGTATACCGAAGCTGCGGGGGATACGCGCAAGCGTATCTTGGTAGGAGAGCGTTCCGTAAGCCTGCGAAGGTGACGCGTAAGCGTTGCTGGAGGTATCGGAAGTGCGAATGCTGACATGAGTAGCGATAAAGGGAGTGAAAAGCTCCCTCGCCGTAAGCCCAAGGTTTCCTGCGCAACGTTCATCGGCGCAGGGTGAGTCGGCCCCTAAGACGAGGCGGAAACGCGTAGTCGATGGGAAACTGGTTAATATTCCAGTACCGCCGCATGATGCGATGGGGAGACGGAGAAGGTTAGGTGATCCGGGTGTTGGATGTCCCGGTCTAAGCGTGTAGGCGTGCTCTTTAGGCAAATCCGGAGAGCTTAGCTGAGGCGTGATGGCGAGGTCCCTTGTGGACCGAAGTCACTGATACCATGCTTCCAGGAAAATCCTCTAAGCTTCAGTCATGCGGGACCGTACCGTAATCGGACACACGTGGGCGGGATGAATATTCTCAGGCGCTTGAGAGAACTCAGGAGAAGGAACTCGGCAAATTGGTACCGTAACTTCGGGATAAGGTACGCCTGTAGTAGGTGAAGGCCCTGCGGCCGGAGCCAAATCAGGTTGCAATAAAATGGTGGCTGCGACTGTTTAACAAAAACACAGCACTCTGCAAACACGTCAAGTGGACGTATAGGGTGTGACGCCTGCCCGGTGCCGGAAGGTTAAGTGATGGGGTGCAAGCTCTTGATCGAAGCCCCGGTAAACGGCGGCCGTAACTATAACGGTCCTAAGGTAGCGAAATTCCTTGTCGGGTAAGTTCCGACCTGCACGAATGGCGTAACGATGGCCACACTGTCTCCTCCTGAGACTCAGCGAAGTTGAAGTGTTTGTGATGATGCAATCTCCCCGCTGCAAGACGGAAAGACCCCGTGCACCTTTACTGCAAGTTTGCATTGGACTTTGATGAGATCTGTGTAGGATAGGTGGGAGGCTTTGAAGCCGCGGCGCTAGCTGCGGTGGAGCCGTCCTTGAAATACCACCCTGATCTCATTGAGGCTCTAACCTAGGCCCGTCATCCGGGTCGGGGACCGTGCATGCTGGGCAGTTTGACTGGGGCGGTCTCCTCCCAAAGAGTAACGGAGGAGTGCGACGGTACGCTTAGCGCGGTCGGCTATCGCGCTGAAAGTGCAATGGCATAAGCGTGCTTAACTGCGAGACTGACAAGTCGAGCAGGTGCGAAAGCAGGTCATAGTGATCCGGTGGTTCTGTATGGAAGGGCCATCGCTCAACGGATAAAAGGTACGCCGGGGATAACAGGCTGATTCCTCCCAAGAGTTCATATCGACGGGGGAGTTTGGCACCTCGATGTCGGCTCATCACATCCTGGGGCTGTAGCCGGTCCCAAGGGTATGGCTGTTCGCCATTTAAAGTGGTACGTGAGCTGGGTTCAAAACGTCGTGAGACAGTTTGGTCCCTATCTGCAGTGGGCGTTGGAGATTTGAGGGGGGCTGCTCCTAGTACGAGAGGACCGGAGTGGACGCACCTCTGGTGTACCGGTTGTCACGCCAGTGGCATCGCCGGGTAGCTAAGTGCGGAAGAGATAACCGCTGAAAGCATCTAAGCGGGAAACTCGCCTCAAGATAAGATCTCCCGGGGACTCGATCCCCCTGAAGGTTCGTCGAAGACTACGACGTTGATAGGTCGGGTGTGTAAGGTCAGTAATGGCCTCAGCTAACCGATACTAATTGACCGTGCGGCTTGATCCTATAATCGTGAGCGGTTGCGAGAGCAGCCCGAGCGAAGTGGATCGGTTTGCCAGAAACGATCGAAAGCCACTTTACTTCTTCCGAATTGGTGAAAAAACCGGGTCAGAGTCACGACTCTGCCCCGGGTTTTCACAAACAGCTATGTCTGACGACCATAGCGAGTTGGAACCACCCCTTCCCATTCCGAACAGGGCCGTGAAACGACTCAGCGCCGATGATAGTGCGGACTACCCGTGCGAAAGTAGGACATCGTCAGGCACCCATGAACGAAAACGCCCCGGCCAAAAGCCGGGGCGTTTTTGTTTGTGCGCCTTACCACGTGTCCCCGGCTGCCGGCCCTATGGCTTAGGTTGATAACCCGCGTGTCTCTGCGTGCGTTCCACCGTCATGGTCCGCGCCCGCTTAAGCCCCTCCTGCCTGCTCACGGCGACCCTTACCCTCGTCCACTGCGCCGCGGCGGCGACTGTGTTTCCGCTGGACGTGAGGCCGGAATACCAGGCCACGCTGATCACCCTCGTAATCGCCAGCCTCGGCCACGCGCTTTATCACTACGCATTGCTGCGCTCAAGCCGATCGATCATCGAACTGGAGATTCACGACCGCGAGAAGGCGGCGATCAAGACGCAAGGCACCGATTGGCGCGACGCCCGCATCCTCTGCACCTCCTGCGTCACGCCGTCGCTGACGGTGTTGAACCTGCGAATCGCACGCAGCCGCTTCGCACGGCACGTGCTGCTCGTGCGCGATAACGTGAATTCGGACGAGTTCAGGACGATACGCGTGTTGTTGCGCTGGGCGCGCCCCAGAGGTGAGCCGGGGTCAGACCCCGAAGAAGCCGGGGCCTGACCCCGGGCAGCCCTCGAGCTACTTCGAACCCTTTTGCTGCCCCAGCCGCTCGAGCAGCTCCGCGGCGGTGGTCGGCCTGCCGACGTCCCAGCCCTGGGCTTCGTCGCAGCCGAGCGAGGTCAGCTCGCCGAGGATGGCGCCGGTCTCCACCCCTTCCGCGACCACCTTGAGCTCGAGGTTGTGCGCGAGGTCGATGAGCGAGCGCACGATCTTGTGGTTCTGCGGCGCTTCGAGCATGCCCTTGACGAACGAGAGGTCGATCTTCAACTCGTCGAGCGGAAGCTGCGCGAGGTACTGCATCGAGGAATAACCCGTCCCGAAGTCGTCGACGGACAGGCGCACGCCCAGGGACTTGAGCGCCCGCAATGCCTCGTGCGCCGTCTCCTGCTCGACCATCATCGCGGTCTCGGTGATCTCGATGATGATGCTGCTGCCCTTGACGTTCCACGTGCGCAACGCGCGATCGACGTAATACGGCAGGTCGACCTCGCGCAGGTTGGACGGCGAGATGTTGATGCTGACGGTGAAATCGGGATCGATGTTCTGGAACTCGCGGCACGCCTGGATCGCGCTGGTAATCACCCACATGGTGAGCTGGTCGATGAGCCCTGCCGCCTCGGCGGCGCGTACCGCGACGCTGGGCGGCACGAAGCCGAGCACTTCGTCGTGCCAGCGCAGTAGCGCCTCGGCGCCCTGCACGCGGCCGGTGCGGATGTCGAGCTGCGGCTGGAAATGCAGAGACAGCGTGTTCTGCTCGATCGCGGTGCGCAGCCGGTTCTCGTATTCGAGCTGGTCGATGGTGGAGCTGTCACCGGCCGGCGGCGTGTACACCCAGATCCGCTCGCGCTGGCCGCGAGCGGTGTGCAGCGCGTGCTTCGCGCGCTGCAGGAGCTCGCTCGCATTGGCCGCCTGCTGCGGGTACATGGCGATGCCTACCGCCGCGTCGGGCGTCACCGATTTGCCGCCGAACTCCATGGGCGGCGAGAGCAGGCTCATGACGCGGTTGGCGGCGAGCATCGCGATGCCTTCGGACGGCGCCGGGCGCAGCACGCACGCGAACTCGTCCCGCGAGAGCGGCTCGACCAGGTCCCGCTTGCGCAAAGCCTTCTGGCGCAGGAGCTCTCCGACCGCGTTCGACATGCGGTCGCCGGCGTGGAAACCGTGCAGCGCATCGAGCCTGTCGACGGCGCCGGCGTGCACCAACAGCAGACCGATGGAGTCGCCGCTGCGCGCGGCCTGCGTGACGCATGCGTTCAACCGTTCGACCACCGGATTGGGCTGGTCGGTCGCGCGGCGCATGGGCTGCTCGGTATCGTTCACCACGAGGGCACCCGCTCAGAGGAAGAATTCGCTCGGATCGATCGGCAGCTTGTCCTTGGGCAGCGTGCGGCGGATGCGATACGGCTCGTCGGCGCTCGCCTTCGGCTCTTTCACCAGGTCCAGGATGAGCTGCGGGTGTATCGTTTTCCAGTTGCGGTCCAGGATCACCATGACGCGCGGCTGCAGCCGGCGCACGAGGTTCTGCGCGATGACGATCGCGACCTCGCCGGTGTTGAGCTCGACGGCGCTGCCGACCGGGTAGATGCCGATGCACTGGATGAACTGCTCGACCAGCGCCTCGTGGAAGAGCTTGCCGCGCAGCTTGTGCATGAGCGACAGCGCGTTTGACGGCGACGCCTGCTCGGCATATGCGCGCGCCGAGGTGAGCGCGGAGAAGCTGTCGACGAGTCCGGCGATGGCGCCGTCGATGGTGATTTCCCTGCCCTTGAGCCCCTTCGGATAGCCCGAGCCGTCCTGCCGCTCGTGGTGCAGCGCTATGATCTCCGCGACGCCGGGCGGCAGCGCGTGCGAGGTCGCAACGAGATCGACCGAATGGTCGACGTGCGACTTGACGAGCTCGTACTCCTCGGGGCTCAGCATGTCCTTCTTCTGCAGCACGCCGTCCGGCAGCTTGGTCTTGCCGACGTCGAGCAGCATGCCCGCGAGGCCGAGCACCTCCAGCCTGTCCTTCGGGAACTGCAGGAACCGTCCGAAGGTGACCATCAGGATCGACGTGTCCATCGCGCGGCCGAGCTCGTAGCTGCCTTTCTGCCGCAGCGTGTTGAGCAGCATCATGGCGTCGGGATTGCGCAGGATGCTCTCGGTCATGCTGCTCACCGCGGAGGTGAGCTTCTGGGAATCGATCTCGCCGTGGCTGCGCAGGCCTTCGAGCGCCTGCTGCATCGCCGTCTCGCACGTGAAATAGATGTCGCGCGCGGCGATGACTTCCTTCTCGACCGGCGTCACCTCGCTGTAGACGGCGGCGCCGCGCAGGCCGAGCCCGGCTTTGCGTCGCTCGGGCGTCCACGGCTCGCGCTCGGGATCGATGTAGACGATCTCGCAGTACTGCCGAATCTGGTCGATCTGCTCCTGCGTGGTGAGGGGGAAGCCCTGGAAGTCGAAGGGCGTGCCGAGCCACGGCCTGTCGAGCTCGATCACGTACATGCCGAGCTGCAGATCCGATACGGGCACCGCCTTCTTAAACATGCACGACCTCGCCCCCCGATTATAGGTACAGGCCGTGTCGCGGCGACGCGCCGGCGTGAAGCGGCGGGGCGTCTACCCGTCGATCTTGATGCGTGCCGACTTGATGACCTGCTTCCATCGCTCGTATTCCATGCGCATGAACTTCCCGAGCTCGGCCGGGCTCGTGCTCGCCGGCTCCGCGCCCTGGCTCGCGAATCGCTGCGCGAGCTCGCGATCCGCGAGCATGCGGACCATCTCGGCGTTGAGCTTGGCCACGATGTCCTTCGGCGTCGCTGCAGGAGCGAACAGCCCGTACCACGTCACGTATTCGAATCCCGGAAGGCCGGCTTCCGCAACCGTGGGGATCTCCGGAGCCGCCTGTGAGCGTCGGGCGCTGCCGACTGCGATGCCCTTCAGCTTGCCAGCCCGCACCTGGGGCAGTACAGACGGCATGCTGTTGAACATCAAGGAAACCTGACCGGTAAGAAGATCCGTAACCGCGGGTGACGTTCCCTTGTACGGAATATGGACCATGTCGATGCCGGCCATCGATTTGAGCAGCTCCATGCCCAGATGGTTCGGGCTGCCCGGCCCCACCGACGCGTAATTGATCTGTCCGGGACGCGTCTTGGCGAGCTGTATCAGCTCCTTGACCGAGTTGGGCGCGAACGAAGCGCTGAAGACGAGGATCTGCGGATTGATGACGATGCGGCTGATCGGCGCAAAGTCGTTGAACGCGTTATACGGCAGCTTCGAATTGAGCGCGGGGTTGATCGAGAGTCCGGCGGACGTTCCGAGCAGCAGCGTGTACCCGTCCGGCGCCGCGCGTGCGACGACTTCGGTGCCGACGATGCCGCCCGCGCCGGCGCGGTTGTCGACGATGACCGGCTGCGACCACGCCTCTGTAAGCTTTTGCCCGACAGCGCGGGCGACGATATCCGTGGGGCCGCCCGGCGGATAGGTGACGACGATGCGGATCGGCTTGGTCGGGTAGGTGGATCCGCCCTTGGCGGGCGTTTGGGCTGCCTGGACGGCGGGGACTGTCAGCAGTGCGCTGCAGATACAGATACGCAGCGTACGCTGCATGGTTGCTCCTCGTGCGGGATGATTATTCGAACGCGGGCTACTGTAGCACACAGGGATCGCGTTCCCGTCCGCGTTGACCCTCGATAAACCTTCCGCTATCGTCCGGCGCTTCATCTGAACGAGCCTTTCCCGCGGTGAACGTCACGCTACAGGACGTACAGTCCGCCGCCGAGCTCTTGCGCGGGCACGTCGTCGATACGCCGTGCCTGCGCTCACGGACGCTGTCCGAGCTCACCGGTGCGCAGGTCTGGATAAAGTTCGAGAACCTCCAGTTCACCGCATCGTTCAAGGAGCGCGGCGCGCTCGCGAAGCTCGCGACGCTCTCCGAAGATCAGGGAAGACGCGGCGTCATCGCCGCATCGGCGGGCAATCACGCGCAGGGCGTCGCCTATCACGCGAAGCGCCTGGGCATCCCGGCAGTCATCGTGATGCCGCGTTACACGCCTTCGGTGAAAGTCGAGCGCACGCGCGCTTTCGGCGCCGAAGTGCTGCTCGCGGGAGACGGCTTCGACGACGCGAGGCTGCACGCGCTCGAGCTCGCGCCCAGCCTCGGTCTCGAGTTCGTGCATCCGTACGACGACCCGCACGTCATCGCGGGCCAGGGAACGGTCGCGCTCGAAATGCTCGCGTGCGAGGCTTCGCTCGACATTCTCGTCGTGCCGGTGGGGGGCGGCGGGCTCATCTCCGGCGTCGCGACCGCGGCGAAAGGCCTGAAACCTTCGATCGAGGTGATCGGGGTTCAGTCGTCGCGCTTTCCGGGCGCGTATGCGGCCTTCAAAGGCCACGTGCCGCAATTCGGCACGAGCTCCATCGCCGACGGCATCGCAGTGCGCGAGCCCGGCGCGTTCATCCGCCGCTGCGGGCCCACGCTCGTGAACGACATGCTCCTCGTCGAGGAAGGCGACATCGAGCAGGCGATCGTGATGCTGCTCGAAGTGGAGAAGACCGTCGCGGAAGGCGCGGCCGCGGTCACGCTGGCGGCGCTGCTCACGCATCGCGAGCGCTTCGCCGGCAAACGCGTGGGGCTCGTCCTGTCGGGCGGCAACATCGATCCGCTCACGCTGGCGTTCATCATGGAGCGCGGGCTCGCGCGCTCGGGACGGCTGGCCCGCATCACGGTCGAGCTGCGGGACCTGCCGGGCGCGCTCGCGCAGGTCACATCCAGGCTCGCCGGGCTCGGCGCGAACATCGAGGAAGTGCATCACCAGCGCACGTTCACGCACCTGCCGTTGCAGAGCGCAGAAGTCGAGTTCGTGGTGCA from the Burkholderiales bacterium genome contains:
- a CDS encoding protein YgfX, which codes for MRSTVMVRARLSPSCLLTATLTLVHCAAAATVFPLDVRPEYQATLITLVIASLGHALYHYALLRSSRSIIELEIHDREKAAIKTQGTDWRDARILCTSCVTPSLTVLNLRIARSRFARHVLLVRDNVNSDEFRTIRVLLRWARPRGEPGSDPEEAGA
- a CDS encoding GGDEF domain-containing phosphodiesterase codes for the protein MNDTEQPMRRATDQPNPVVERLNACVTQAARSGDSIGLLLVHAGAVDRLDALHGFHAGDRMSNAVGELLRQKALRKRDLVEPLSRDEFACVLRPAPSEGIAMLAANRVMSLLSPPMEFGGKSVTPDAAVGIAMYPQQAANASELLQRAKHALHTARGQRERIWVYTPPAGDSSTIDQLEYENRLRTAIEQNTLSLHFQPQLDIRTGRVQGAEALLRWHDEVLGFVPPSVAVRAAEAAGLIDQLTMWVITSAIQACREFQNIDPDFTVSINISPSNLREVDLPYYVDRALRTWNVKGSSIIIEITETAMMVEQETAHEALRALKSLGVRLSVDDFGTGYSSMQYLAQLPLDELKIDLSFVKGMLEAPQNHKIVRSLIDLAHNLELKVVAEGVETGAILGELTSLGCDEAQGWDVGRPTTAAELLERLGQQKGSK
- a CDS encoding HD domain-containing phosphohydrolase; its protein translation is MFKKAVPVSDLQLGMYVIELDRPWLGTPFDFQGFPLTTQEQIDQIRQYCEIVYIDPEREPWTPERRKAGLGLRGAAVYSEVTPVEKEVIAARDIYFTCETAMQQALEGLRSHGEIDSQKLTSAVSSMTESILRNPDAMMLLNTLRQKGSYELGRAMDTSILMVTFGRFLQFPKDRLEVLGLAGMLLDVGKTKLPDGVLQKKDMLSPEEYELVKSHVDHSVDLVATSHALPPGVAEIIALHHERQDGSGYPKGLKGREITIDGAIAGLVDSFSALTSARAYAEQASPSNALSLMHKLRGKLFHEALVEQFIQCIGIYPVGSAVELNTGEVAIVIAQNLVRRLQPRVMVILDRNWKTIHPQLILDLVKEPKASADEPYRIRRTLPKDKLPIDPSEFFL
- a CDS encoding tripartite tricarboxylate transporter substrate binding protein — encoded protein: MQRTLRICICSALLTVPAVQAAQTPAKGGSTYPTKPIRIVVTYPPGGPTDIVARAVGQKLTEAWSQPVIVDNRAGAGGIVGTEVVARAAPDGYTLLLGTSAGLSINPALNSKLPYNAFNDFAPISRIVINPQILVFSASFAPNSVKELIQLAKTRPGQINYASVGPGSPNHLGMELLKSMAGIDMVHIPYKGTSPAVTDLLTGQVSLMFNSMPSVLPQVRAGKLKGIAVGSARRSQAAPEIPTVAEAGLPGFEYVTWYGLFAPAATPKDIVAKLNAEMVRMLADRELAQRFASQGAEPASTSPAELGKFMRMEYERWKQVIKSARIKIDG
- a CDS encoding threonine ammonia-lyase, coding for MNVTLQDVQSAAELLRGHVVDTPCLRSRTLSELTGAQVWIKFENLQFTASFKERGALAKLATLSEDQGRRGVIAASAGNHAQGVAYHAKRLGIPAVIVMPRYTPSVKVERTRAFGAEVLLAGDGFDDARLHALELAPSLGLEFVHPYDDPHVIAGQGTVALEMLACEASLDILVVPVGGGGLISGVATAAKGLKPSIEVIGVQSSRFPGAYAAFKGHVPQFGTSSIADGIAVREPGAFIRRCGPTLVNDMLLVEEGDIEQAIVMLLEVEKTVAEGAAAVTLAALLTHRERFAGKRVGLVLSGGNIDPLTLAFIMERGLARSGRLARITVELRDLPGALAQVTSRLAGLGANIEEVHHQRTFTHLPLQSAEVEFVVQTRNHEHVQEVLAELERAGFRPRLHAAGGA